Proteins from one Panicum virgatum strain AP13 chromosome 7K, P.virgatum_v5, whole genome shotgun sequence genomic window:
- the LOC120639983 gene encoding uncharacterized protein LOC120639983 encodes MGLDLSDKSTPSKAPFYGIVPENASTPIGTVILPVTFGTPGNYRTELIKFELASFESSYHAILGRPALAKFMAAPHYVYLLLKMPGRTGVLTFRGNLQKSFQCEKEAITYASTNLLPHTARELLVAAQQFSASGMEIPTKKANRSAPKPPDNVGVKVIQLQDDDSSKIALIGTRLTDK; translated from the coding sequence ATGGGGCTGGATCTTTCTGACAAATCAACTCCAAGCAAGGCCCCGTTCTACGGCATTGTCCCAGAAAATGCTTCTACTCCAATCGGCACTGTCATACTCCCAGTCACCTTTGGTACGCCAGGCAACTACCGGACGGAGCTTATTAAATTCGAATTAGCCAGCTTCGAATCCTCGTATCATGCCATCCTCGGACGACCAGCCTTGGCGAAGTTCATGGCCGCTCCTCACTATGTGTACCTACTACTCAAGATGCCAGGACGGACAGGAGTTCTCACATTTCGTGGCAATCTTCAGAAATCATTCCAGTGTGAGAAGGAAGCCATCACCTACGCTTCTACTAACCTCCTGCCACACACTGCAAGGGAACTACTCGTTGCAGCACAGCAGTTCTCTGCGTCAGGAATGGAGATTCCGACGAAGAAGGCAAACCGCTCCGCCCCAAAACCACCCGATAATGTGGGCGTAAAGGTGATTCAGCTCCAAGATGATGATTCCTCCAAGATCGCACTAATAGGGACAAGGCTCACTGACAAATAG